The Fusobacterium pseudoperiodonticum DNA window TTTAAGTGAAGAGCTTCCACAATTTATTACTAGTATTTTCATTTATATTTCCTCCATTATTCTATATTATTTTTTAAATATTCAACATATTTTTTAGCGTTTTCTTCAATTTCAGTTTCTGATATTTTACCAGGCATTACTCCATGAACTGAAAATATAGGAATATTTTTAGCATTTAAATAGTCTATACTTAATACAAAAGGAGCTAAAATTCCTTCAAGTTTACCTTCATATACTTCTTTTGGTGCTCCTGTAGTAACAGCTAATCCTATTTTTTTGTTAGCTAAGATTTTTTTGTCACTTTCAGTAAAGTGTGCAGCCATAAAAACTGTATCTATCCATTCTTTTAAAAGAGAAGGACAGTTAAACCATTGCATAGGAAATTGTAAAACTAGAGTTCCTGTTTCCTTTACTAAATTTAACTCTTTTTCTAAATCAATTTTTCCATTAGGATACTCTTTATAAATATCATGTACTATGATATCTGTATTTTTTTCTGCTTCTTCTTTTAATTTTTTATTAGCCATAGATCTTGTAAGATCAGGGTGAGCTAATATTATTAAAGTTTTTTTCATAATAATTCCTTTCTAAAATTAGCACTCAGTACAAGCTTGAGCAGATGTAATAGCTGTTAACACAACTATATCTTCAACTGAGCAACCTCTTGATAAATCGTTTACTGGAGCATTTAAACCTTGAATGATAGGTCCATAAGCATTAGCACCAGCAAGTCTTTGAACTAATTTGTAACCAATGTTTCCAGCAGATAGTGTAGGGAATATTAATACGTTAGCATTTCCAGATACATCTGATAGAGGAGCTTTGATTTCTCCTACAGATTT harbors:
- a CDS encoding NAD(P)H-dependent oxidoreductase: MKKTLIILAHPDLTRSMANKKLKEEAEKNTDIIVHDIYKEYPNGKIDLEKELNLVKETGTLVLQFPMQWFNCPSLLKEWIDTVFMAAHFTESDKKILANKKIGLAVTTGAPKEVYEGKLEGILAPFVLSIDYLNAKNIPIFSVHGVMPGKISETEIEENAKKYVEYLKNNIE